One genomic segment of Erythrolamprus reginae isolate rEryReg1 chromosome 2, rEryReg1.hap1, whole genome shotgun sequence includes these proteins:
- the LOC139160793 gene encoding neuropeptide Y receptor type 2-like — MGLLDQVNSTIILEECILEKKSQSRWHADSLVTPSQGFQVGSSEIMMDSTKILGVQIILIMAYSVIILLGFIGNSLVIYMIVRYKTMRTVTNFFIANLALADLMVDTCLPFTLAYTLLDEWKFGAVLCHMVPFAQALSVHVSILTLTVIALDRYRCIVFHLDSRISKKLSFTIIAITWLVAALLASPLAIFREYRYEEIPSINLRIAVCSEKWPSDNRDATIYSLSMLILQYVFPLSIICYAYIRIWFKLKSHISPSARNDTHCRRKKTTKMLFMVVVVFAVSWLPFHAFQLAADLDMALALHDYKLLYTVFHVIAMCSTFANPLLYGWMNKNYRNGFLMFFHCQKKPERIYAEGSIRGRSFTFKATTLNGSIKHSIGDGQLSTPV, encoded by the coding sequence ATGGGGTTGCTTGATCAAGTCAATAGCACCATCATCTTGGAAGAGTGTATCTTAGAGAAGAAATCACAGTCTCGCTGGCATGCAGACAGTCTTGTTACCCCTAGTCAAGGATTTCAAGTCGGATCCAGTGAAATTATGATGGACAGCACCAAGATCCTGGGAGTCCAAATCATACTGATAATGGCTTATTCTGTCATCATTCTGCTGGGATTCATTGGCAATTCCTTGGTCATCTACATGATAGTGAGATACAAAACCATGAGGACTGTAACCAACTTTTTCATAGCTAACTTAGCTCTGGCCGATTTAATGGTGGATACTTGCTTGCCCTTTACTTTGGCTTACACTCTGCTGGATGAGTGGAAGTTTGGGGCTGTACTTTGTCACATGGTTCCCTTTGCTCAAGCTTTAAGTGTTCATGTATCTATTCTCACGCTAACTGTGATTGCCCTCGATAGGTACAGATGCATTGTTTTTCATTTAGACAGTAGAATATCCAAGAAACTCAGCTTCACCATCATAGCGATTACGTGGCTGGTTGCTGCTCTCCTAGCTAGTCCGTTGGCTATCTTCCGAGAATACAGATACGAGGAAATTCCATCCATCAACCTCAGAATAGCTGTCTGCTCAGAGAAATGGCCTTCTGACAACAGAGATGCCACTATATACAGCTTATCCATGCTCATCCTGCAATACGTCTTCCCTCTTTCTATCATCTGTTATGCCTACATCAGGATATGGTTCAAACTGAAAAGCCACATTAGTCCTTCTGCTAGAAATGACACTCACTGTCGCCGGAAAAAGACCACGAAGATGCTTTTCATGGTCGTGGTGGTGTTTGCCGTCTCTTGGCTACCCTTCCATGCTTTCCAGCTTGCCGCAGACTTAGATATGGCTCTTGCCCTCCATGATTATAAACTCCTTTATACGGTATTTCACGTCATAGCTATGTGCTCCACTTTTGCAAACCCTTTGCTCTACGGCTGGATGAATAAGAACTACCGCAATGGATTCCTTATGTTCTTCCATTGTCAGAAAAAGCCAGAGAGGATCTATGCAGAGGGATCGATTCGGGGGAGGTCCTTCACTTTCAAGGCTACTACCTTGAATGGGAGCATCAAGCACTCAATAGGGGATGGACAGCTATCGACGCCGGTTTAG